The Felis catus isolate Fca126 chromosome X, F.catus_Fca126_mat1.0, whole genome shotgun sequence genome includes a region encoding these proteins:
- the ZBED1 gene encoding E3 SUMO-protein ligase ZBED1, with amino-acid sequence MEAKGLDPSQTDLKLVAHPRAKSKVWKYFGFDTNAEGCILQWKKIYCRICMAQIAYSGNTSNLSYHLEKNHPDEFCEFVKSNTEQMREAFATAFSKLKPEASQLAPPDTLAAKAGHGHESKRQQELTAAVLGLICEGLYPASIVDEPTFKVLLKTADPRYELPSRKFVCSKAIPEKYGAVREAVLKELGDASWCGISTDMWRSENQNRAYVTLAAHFLGGGAPGCLSVGSRCLKTFEVPEDNAAECITRVLYEAFIEWGISSKVFGATTDGGKDIAKACSLLDISVQMPCLGHTFNAGIQRALQLPKLAGLLGRCCKLVEYFQQSAVAMYMLYEKQKQQNVAPCMLVSNRVSWWGSTLAMLQRLREQQFVIAGVLVEDSNNHHLMLEAAEWATIEGLVDLLQPFKQVAEMLSASKYPTISMVKPLLHMLLNTTLNIKETDCKEVSMAKEVIAKELSKTYQETPEIDMFLNVATFLDPRYKRLPFLSAFERQQVENRVVEEAKGLLDKVKEGGYRPAEDKMFALPEEPPVKKLVLASTPPPTSVINSMLAEIFCQTGGAEDQEEWHAQVVEELSNFKSQKVLGLNEDPLKWWSDRLALFPVLPKVLQKYWCVAATRVFPERLFGSSANVVSAKRNRLAPAHVDEQVFLYENARSGAEAEPEDEDEGEWGLNHEHMFPLGDAVHAGFFGIRDSGFV; translated from the coding sequence ATGGAGGCGAAGGGCCTGGACCCGTCCCAGACGGACCTCAAGTTAGTGGCCCACCCGCGCGCCAAAAGCAAAGTGTGGAAGTACTTCGGCTTTGACACGAACGCCGAGGGATGCATCCTGCAGTGGAAAAAGATATACTGTCGCATCTGCATGGCTCAGATTGCCTACTCCGGGAACACCTCCAACCTGTCCTACCACCTGGAGAAGAACCACCCCGACGAGTTCTGCGAGTTCGTCAAGAGCAACACGGAGCAGATGCGCGAGGCCTTCGCCACCGCCTTCTCCAAGCTGAAGCCCGAGGCCTCCCAGCTGGCCCCGCCGGACACGCTGGCCGCCAAGGCCGGCCACGGCCACGAGAGCAAGCGGCAGCAGGAGCTCACGGCCGCCGTGCTCGGCCTCATCTGCGAGGGCCTGTACCCCGCCTCCATCGTGGACGAGCCCACCTTCAAGGTGCTGCTGAAGACGGCCGACCCCAGGTACGAGCTGCCCAGCAGGAAGTTCGTGTGCAGCAAGGCCATCCCCGAGAAGTACGGCGCCGTGCGCGAGGCCGTCCTCAAGGAGCTGGGCGACGCCTCCTGGTGCGGCATCTCCACCGACATGTGGAGGAGTGAGAACCAGAACCGGGCGTACGTGACGCTGGCCGCCCACTTCCTGGGCGGCGGGGCCCCCGGCTGCCTGTCCGTGGGCTCCCGCTGCCTGAAGACGTTCGAGGTCCCCGAGGACAACGCGGCCGAGTGCATCACCCGGGTCCTGTACGAGGCCTTCATCGAGTGGGGCATCAGCAGCAAGGTGTTCGGGGCCACCACGGACGGCGGCAAGGACATCGCCAAGGCGTGCTCCCTGCTGGACATCTCGGTCCAGATGCCCTGCCTGGGCCACACGTTCAACGCGGGCATCCAGCGCGCCCTGCAGCTGCCCAAGCTGGCCGGGCTGCTCGGCCGCTGCTGCAAGCTGGTCGAGTACTTCCAGCAGTCCGCGGTGGCCATGTACATGCTCTACGAGAAGCAGAAGCAACAGAACGTGGCTCCCTGCATGCTGGTCAGCAACCGCGTGTCCTGGTGGGGCAGCACGCTGGCCATGCTCCAGCGCCTGAGGGAGCAGCAGTTCGTCATCGCCGGCGTGCTGGTGGAGGACAGCAACAACCACCACCTGATGCTGGAGGCGGCCGAGTGGGCCACCATCGAGGGCCTGGTGGACCTGCTGCAGCCCTTCAAGCAGGTGGCCGAGATGCTGTCCGCCTCCAAGTACCCCACCATCAGCATGGTGAAGCCCCTGCTGCACATGCTGCTGAACACCACCCTCAACATCAAGGAGACCGACTGCAAGGAGGTCAGCATGGCCAAGGAGGTGATCGCCAAGGAGCTGTCCAAGACCTACCAGGAGACGCCGGAGATCGACATGTTCCTCAACGTGGCCACCTTCCTGGACCCCCGCTACAAGCGTCTGCCCTTCCTGTCTGCCTTCGAGAGGCAGCAGGTGGAGAACAGGGTGGTGGAGGAGGCCAAGGGGCTCCTGGACAAGGTCAAGGAGGGCGGCTACCGGCCGGCGGAGGACAAGATGTTCGCGCTGCCCGAGGAGCCCCCGGTCAAGAAGCTGGTGCTGGCGTCCACGCCGCCGCCCACGAGCGTCATCAACAGCATGCTGGCCGAGATCTTCTGCCAGACAGGGGGCGCGGAGGACCAGGAAGAGTGGCACGCGCAGGTGGTCGAGGAGCTGAGCAACTTCAAGTCGCAGAAGGTGCTGGGTCTCAACGAGGACCCGCTCAAGTGGTGGTCCGACCGCCTGGCCCTGTTCCCCGTGCTGCCCAAGGTGCTGCAGAAATATTGGTGCGTGGCGGCTACCCGCGTCTTCCCGGAGCGGCTCTTCGGCTCGTCCGCCAACGTGGTCAGCGCCAAGAGGAACCGCCTGGCCCCCGCACACGTAGACGAGCAGGTCTTCCTGTACGAGAATGCGCGCAGCGGCGCGGAGGCCGAGCCCGAGGACGAGGACGAGGGCGAGTGGGGCCTGAACCATGAGCACATGTTCCCCCTGGGCGACGCCGTGCACGCCGGCTTCTTTGGCATCAGGGACAGCGGCTTCGTGTAG